The Gemmata palustris genome includes a region encoding these proteins:
- a CDS encoding phage NrS-1 polymerase family protein has product MWSWDRSPKQGRWTKVPRQLDGRNASSTNPATWAAFADALAAYRGTSDSAGGTGERSFAGLGFFLGDGWSGVDVDGCFHQGSMTALGRSLLERFPTYAERSPTGTGYKLFFRADLTSALDALGLKTGGKNTVLDVEIYTRGRFFTVTSEVLAGEAVADCQAEGERLVTELLAPDIEPAAPKPESRRATAGTHVPPAGCDVLRLMLENPKNGSKIRALYDGEASAYKSQSDADLALCCHLAFWFDKDAGRIESVFNQSKLGERKKWTTRPEYRSRTIAKAIASTKDTYQPRARPTVGSAYRADAATAPAGSTLEDAAHEVCIPKPEEGEQWNDPFRLARLLVDASRTPEGHPTIVQWCDEYHAWETAWRPVPDSDLDARIARHCREVFVADMPARKAAAEAASDGKKELKPPTIFPVTGKTKGDVRVNLSGLVNHPDSGIDAPFWLWGDESQRVTEVVAAPNGLFTIGDIAAGRGPFEPPTPRLFTFNALPFTVPAEEQSEPTLWM; this is encoded by the coding sequence GTGTGGTCCTGGGATCGCAGCCCCAAGCAGGGCCGTTGGACCAAAGTTCCACGCCAGCTCGACGGGCGCAATGCGTCCTCCACTAACCCGGCCACTTGGGCCGCCTTTGCGGACGCGCTTGCGGCCTATCGCGGCACATCCGACTCGGCCGGCGGTACTGGTGAACGCAGCTTCGCCGGTCTCGGCTTCTTTCTCGGCGATGGATGGTCCGGTGTGGACGTGGACGGGTGCTTTCATCAAGGCTCGATGACGGCACTCGGCCGGTCCCTGCTCGAGCGGTTCCCGACCTACGCAGAGCGCTCGCCCACCGGGACCGGGTACAAGCTGTTCTTCCGGGCCGACCTCACCTCGGCGCTTGATGCGCTGGGGCTCAAGACGGGCGGCAAGAACACGGTACTTGATGTCGAGATTTATACGCGGGGGCGATTCTTCACGGTCACGTCTGAGGTACTAGCGGGCGAAGCAGTTGCTGATTGCCAGGCCGAGGGCGAACGGCTTGTTACCGAACTGCTCGCACCTGATATTGAACCCGCTGCGCCGAAACCCGAATCCAGGCGCGCGACCGCGGGCACCCATGTGCCACCCGCGGGGTGTGACGTCCTCCGCCTCATGCTCGAGAACCCGAAGAACGGGTCCAAGATCCGGGCGCTTTACGACGGCGAAGCCAGTGCCTACAAGTCACAATCCGATGCGGACCTGGCCCTATGCTGCCACCTCGCATTCTGGTTCGATAAGGACGCCGGCCGCATAGAGTCTGTGTTCAACCAGTCCAAACTGGGCGAGCGCAAGAAGTGGACCACGCGCCCTGAATACCGATCGCGGACGATCGCCAAAGCGATTGCGAGCACGAAAGATACCTACCAGCCGCGCGCCCGGCCGACGGTCGGTAGCGCGTACCGTGCTGATGCTGCAACCGCTCCAGCTGGCAGCACTCTGGAGGATGCCGCGCACGAAGTCTGCATCCCAAAGCCCGAAGAAGGTGAGCAGTGGAATGACCCGTTCCGTCTCGCCCGTCTGCTCGTGGATGCGTCACGCACCCCAGAAGGGCACCCGACGATCGTTCAGTGGTGCGACGAGTACCACGCGTGGGAGACGGCGTGGCGCCCGGTCCCGGATTCGGACCTGGACGCGCGCATTGCTCGCCATTGTCGAGAAGTGTTCGTCGCGGACATGCCTGCTCGTAAAGCCGCAGCGGAAGCGGCATCCGACGGGAAAAAAGAACTCAAGCCGCCGACCATCTTCCCGGTCACGGGCAAGACCAAAGGCGACGTGCGGGTGAATCTGTCCGGCTTGGTTAATCATCCCGACAGCGGGATCGACGCGCCGTTCTGGTTGTGGGGCGACGAATCCCAGCGCGTGACCGAAGTAGTGGCCGCACCCAACGGGTTATTCACGATCGGTGACATCGCGGCCGGCCGCGGACCGTTCGAGCCTCCAACGCCGCGGCTATTCACCTTCAACGCGCTGCCCTTCACTGTGCCGGCCGAGGAACAATCGGAACCCACCCTGTGGATGTAG
- a CDS encoding helix-turn-helix domain-containing protein, producing MLTVSEVARRFGVSQATVLAWIAIAELKAVNVSRGARSKRPRWRISTAALEVFELARTPQPEIKAVKRTKRQNDVIEFYK from the coding sequence ATGCTGACCGTCTCCGAAGTCGCGCGCCGTTTCGGTGTCTCTCAGGCAACCGTCCTCGCCTGGATCGCGATTGCCGAACTCAAGGCCGTCAACGTTTCGCGGGGCGCCCGATCGAAGCGCCCGCGCTGGCGCATCTCTACGGCCGCGCTCGAGGTCTTCGAGCTGGCGCGCACGCCCCAACCGGAAATCAAGGCAGTGAAACGAACGAAGCGGCAAAACGACGTGATTGAGTTTTACAAGTGA